Proteins co-encoded in one Conger conger chromosome 4, fConCon1.1, whole genome shotgun sequence genomic window:
- the prmt6 gene encoding protein arginine N-methyltransferase 6 has protein sequence MSHFTKKRKLDKSVQDNLYFDSYADVTIHEEMIADSVRTNTYRMGILRNSNAIQGKVVLDVGAGTGVLSIFCVQAGAKKVYAVEASSIADQATAIVKLNNMEDRIDVIKGTLETIDLPEPVDVIVSEWMGYALLHESMLNSVLFARDKWLKPGGLILPSKADLYIAPINDLVVEDRLHFWSTVKDQYGVDMSCMSDFARKCIMNNDITVNLVTVEDVLSHPSKFAELDLHTVTEEQLKRLQGNFRFECFGSSSVNAFCVWFTVSFPGEEKPLVLSTSPFNPETHWKQAVLYLHEPVDVIQDTKITGEITMYPSEESSRHICVHVDYTIGNLKKKSKTFSIPDGYADAQ, from the coding sequence atgtcTCACTTTACAAAGAAAAGGAAGTTAGACAAAAGTGTTCAGGATAACTTATATTTCGATAGTTATGCGGATGTAACTATCCATGAAGAAATGATTGCAGACAGTGTTCGCACTAATACTTACAGAATGGGAATATTGAGAAACAGTAATGCCATCCAGGGCAAAGTCGTTTTGGATGTTGGTGCAGGAACCGGAGTTCTCAGTATATTTTGTGTTCAAGCTGGAGCCAAAAAGGTATACGCGGTCGAGGCAAGTTCAATCGCTGATCAAGCGACCGCGATCGTGAAACTGAATAACATGGAGGATAGAATCGATGTCATTAAAGGTACGTTAGAGACAATCGATCTACCGGAGCCTGTGGATGTGATAGTCAGTGAATGGATGGGGTATGCTTTGCTCCACGAATCCATGCTGAACTCTGTGCTTTTTGCGCGTGATAAATGGTTAAAACCTGGGGGCCTCATTTTACCATCCAAGGCAGATCTTTACATTGCACCAATCAACGATTTGGTGGTGGAGGACCGGTTACATTTTTGGAGTACAGTGAAAGACCAGTATGGTGTAGACATGTCCTGTATGTCTGACTTTGCTAGAAAATGCATCATGAACAACGATATCACTGTGAACCTGGTGACCGTAGAGGACGTACTCTCCCACCCTTCAAAATTTGCCGAGTTAGATTTGCATACGGTGACGGAAGAACAACTGAAACGTTTGCAAGGTAACTTTAGGTTCGAGTGCTTCGGTTCCTCCAGTGTCAATGCCTTCTGCGTGTGGTTTACCGTAAGTTTCCCGGGAGAAGAGAAACCTCTAGTCCTGTCAACATCCCCGTTCAACCCGGAAACTCACTGGAAGCAGGCGGTGTTGTATCTACATGAGCCGGTTGATGTGATCCAGGACACGAAGATCACAGGGGAGATAACAATGTACCCCTCTGAGGAAAGTTCTAGACACATATGTGTCCACGTGGACTACACAATAGGAAACCTCAAAAAGAAATCCAAGACTTTTTCCATTCCCGACGGCTATGCAGATgctcaatga